A genomic window from Treponema maltophilum ATCC 51939 includes:
- a CDS encoding polysaccharide deacetylase family protein: protein MSRTCTIGLKAALRVLFAAFILHAIAVPACAQVVFENVDLNDADGLLFSAAIKSGPLSWKNLYSAKIDAAKQATAASQKAPELLTCFPQKLDSLQNGKFLQIGNADGVFIYTGSGTLNCVSSTSSLNPLPQNRARDNLMETAVSPDGNWICLFRKTDALSGSMVLASTKTGKEFVLAEKADFSFTDIPVRWSPDSEVLVYEKNKRLYFIEPKNAFDPAFAEEKFRTIGEGTISCISWATPKKLIYIQGDLIFSLFTNELYTRALYAAVLGTGKIAGRLPWRFDGENDLFWTDETGMRFVIVQAGKNIFYFDLEREDSSYDCAFLPVSGAASSFAVFWTAQNVTAPSSTNAGANVNASAAASANTVPIVWSEYFSEDGERKSGAYILKTLHMPAEAASASRFVRLSVPDGALKPQLSPDKKKIAFCADGSLFVYSPDTWETLASYSDEKVVSFAWRTSSSLYVGGNETVRAWNYSDGIKDVLFLSAAGDFSWGADGKTVTATVGAGTFAYDENSRTWRPIEGSVEHKRKYMNKKVRILFEQKNSIFYANFPVVRFLQGPSRNLPLFAANAQVKGPKGKVALAFDALNGKDSVPYILSALSSRGLGATFFINGEFMRRFPESVGAVCAKGHECASLFYTSVDLLSDDFIIDENFIRRGLARNEDEFYALTGKDLSLFWHAPYCRSSPLIRQAGKEAGYTFVDKIVCLSRGSGRQKDGAGDRQDGESVLLSSERIADICAELFDGAVVLLPCGPMGTCHGSAICDKLEVLISAISEAGYSIVPVSQLVY from the coding sequence ATGAGCCGCACCTGTACGATAGGCTTAAAAGCCGCTTTGCGCGTTTTGTTTGCCGCCTTTATTTTGCATGCAATTGCCGTACCTGCATGTGCGCAGGTTGTGTTTGAAAATGTCGACTTGAACGATGCCGACGGTTTGCTTTTTTCAGCCGCAATAAAAAGCGGCCCGCTTTCGTGGAAAAATTTGTATTCGGCAAAAATCGATGCGGCAAAGCAAGCGACCGCCGCTTCGCAAAAAGCGCCCGAATTGCTGACCTGTTTTCCGCAAAAGCTCGACTCGCTGCAAAACGGAAAATTCCTTCAAATCGGAAACGCCGACGGCGTTTTTATCTATACGGGTTCCGGAACGCTGAATTGCGTTTCTTCAACTTCGTCTTTGAATCCGCTGCCGCAAAATCGCGCGCGCGACAATCTTATGGAAACGGCGGTCAGTCCCGACGGAAACTGGATATGCCTGTTCCGTAAAACCGACGCGCTTTCGGGCAGCATGGTGCTCGCTTCGACAAAAACGGGTAAAGAATTCGTGCTTGCCGAAAAAGCCGATTTCAGCTTTACCGACATTCCCGTGCGCTGGTCGCCCGATTCGGAAGTTCTCGTTTACGAAAAAAACAAACGCCTGTATTTTATCGAACCGAAAAACGCGTTCGACCCCGCTTTCGCCGAAGAAAAATTCCGCACGATCGGAGAAGGAACGATTTCCTGCATAAGCTGGGCGACGCCGAAAAAACTCATATATATTCAAGGCGATTTGATATTCAGTCTTTTTACGAACGAACTGTATACGCGCGCTTTATATGCCGCCGTTCTCGGCACCGGAAAAATTGCGGGGCGTCTTCCGTGGCGTTTTGACGGTGAAAACGATTTGTTTTGGACCGACGAAACGGGGATGCGCTTTGTTATCGTTCAGGCCGGTAAAAATATTTTTTATTTCGATCTTGAGCGCGAAGATTCTTCGTACGACTGTGCCTTTTTGCCCGTAAGCGGCGCGGCTTCATCCTTTGCCGTTTTTTGGACGGCGCAAAATGTAACCGCGCCTTCAAGTACAAACGCGGGCGCAAACGTAAATGCAAGCGCTGCCGCTTCCGCTAACACGGTGCCGATTGTGTGGAGCGAATATTTTTCCGAAGACGGAGAACGCAAAAGCGGTGCCTACATACTTAAAACGCTGCACATGCCGGCCGAGGCCGCATCGGCATCGCGTTTTGTGCGCTTGAGCGTTCCGGACGGCGCTTTAAAACCGCAGCTTTCGCCCGATAAAAAAAAGATTGCATTTTGTGCGGACGGCTCTCTATTCGTTTATTCGCCGGACACGTGGGAGACTTTGGCGTCTTATTCGGATGAAAAAGTTGTGTCCTTTGCATGGCGCACCTCCTCGTCGCTGTATGTCGGCGGAAACGAAACCGTACGCGCGTGGAATTATAGCGACGGTATAAAGGACGTTTTGTTTTTGTCGGCCGCAGGGGATTTTTCGTGGGGCGCGGACGGAAAAACGGTTACGGCGACTGTCGGCGCAGGCACCTTTGCCTACGACGAAAATTCCCGCACGTGGCGCCCAATCGAAGGTTCCGTTGAACATAAACGAAAATATATGAACAAAAAAGTGCGCATTTTATTCGAACAAAAGAATTCGATTTTTTATGCAAACTTTCCGGTTGTGCGTTTTTTGCAGGGGCCGAGCCGGAACCTGCCGCTGTTTGCCGCGAACGCACAGGTTAAAGGGCCGAAGGGGAAAGTCGCCCTTGCCTTTGACGCATTGAACGGCAAGGATAGCGTTCCGTATATTTTAAGCGCGCTTTCCTCGCGCGGACTTGGCGCAACGTTTTTTATCAACGGCGAGTTTATGCGCCGCTTCCCCGAATCGGTCGGCGCCGTTTGCGCAAAAGGCCACGAATGCGCTTCTTTGTTTTATACGAGTGTCGATCTGTTATCCGACGATTTTATTATAGATGAAAATTTTATACGGCGCGGACTTGCGCGCAACGAAGACGAATTCTACGCTTTAACCGGCAAAGATTTAAGCCTTTTTTGGCACGCGCCCTATTGCCGCTCTTCGCCCCTGATACGGCAAGCCGGAAAAGAGGCGGGTTATACCTTTGTCGATAAAATCGTCTGCCTCTCCCGCGGAAGCGGCAGGCAGAAAGACGGCGCGGGCGACAGACAAGACGGCGAAAGCGTTCTTTTGTCTTCCGAACGCATCGCCGATATTTGTGCCGAATTGTTCGACGGAGCCGTCGTTCTTCTTCCCTGCGGGCCCATGGGGACTTGCCACGGGAGTGCAATTTGTGATAAACTGGAGGTGTTGATAAGCGCAATTTCAGAGGCCGGTTACTCTATCGTACCCGTGTCTCAACTGGTATATTAA
- a CDS encoding sensor domain-containing diguanylate cyclase, producing the protein MGKRKGSFFRIQKKKPRNASVSALITACERQLSASKQLLEIAKRLYSIFDFQALIETLLYICMYQMHVSGAAVYIHKSFHSDFFVLEEGYNALCLDEPVFYSIPASHPLIDYLAKTDRPHTVGELSALFEGSEPVQQFGALKTSLIVPIRQRTTLNGILLLGERVGQGMCPLYDTAEKEHIMAIASFAANAINIVTLIEMSTIDVMTHLKLKHYFCTVLTDKLEFSAVERLPLCLLMIDIDYFKNVNDTYGHIYGDSILQQVSKIIFEAIRGQDMAGRYGGDEFIVMLYDTDKNAAFLVAERIRRAVEEHCFECRGIRTMLTVSAGLSVFVPGTTGTTVRDLIDQADRALYESKRRGKNRISVFTPRPSESNVDTVSEKALLYRTVPCRILSWRSPFKVCINPYIVLLCIYAVDQQSGRSRRGKSFFVFR; encoded by the coding sequence ATGGGAAAACGAAAAGGCTCCTTTTTTCGAATTCAAAAAAAGAAACCTCGCAATGCTTCCGTCAGTGCACTTATTACCGCCTGCGAACGGCAGCTTTCCGCCTCCAAACAACTGCTTGAAATTGCCAAGCGTCTGTATTCCATTTTTGATTTTCAAGCCCTTATAGAAACATTGCTGTATATCTGTATGTACCAAATGCACGTTTCGGGTGCGGCTGTCTACATTCACAAAAGTTTTCATTCCGATTTTTTCGTGCTCGAAGAAGGCTACAATGCGCTGTGCCTCGACGAACCCGTGTTTTATTCGATTCCGGCATCACATCCGCTTATCGATTATCTTGCCAAAACTGACCGGCCGCATACGGTCGGTGAATTGTCGGCGTTGTTTGAAGGCAGCGAGCCCGTACAGCAATTCGGCGCATTAAAAACTTCCTTAATCGTTCCCATACGACAGCGCACGACTTTAAACGGCATTTTGCTTTTGGGCGAACGGGTCGGGCAGGGTATGTGCCCTCTGTATGATACGGCCGAAAAAGAACACATCATGGCCATCGCTTCCTTTGCGGCGAATGCAATCAACATCGTAACGCTGATCGAAATGTCGACGATCGACGTTATGACGCATTTGAAATTAAAGCATTATTTTTGTACGGTTTTAACCGATAAACTTGAATTTTCCGCGGTGGAGCGTTTACCGCTGTGCCTTTTGATGATCGATATCGATTATTTTAAAAACGTCAACGATACATACGGGCACATATACGGCGACTCGATACTGCAGCAGGTTTCGAAAATCATCTTTGAAGCGATCCGCGGTCAGGATATGGCCGGCCGCTACGGCGGAGATGAGTTTATCGTCATGCTGTACGATACCGATAAAAACGCCGCGTTTTTGGTTGCCGAGCGCATACGGCGCGCCGTCGAAGAGCATTGTTTCGAATGTCGGGGTATACGGACAATGCTTACCGTTTCGGCCGGGCTTTCGGTGTTTGTTCCCGGAACGACCGGAACTACGGTCAGAGATTTAATCGATCAAGCCGACCGGGCTCTGTATGAATCGAAACGGCGCGGGAAAAACAGGATTTCGGTTTTTACGCCCCGGCCTTCGGAAAGCAACGTCGATACCGTTTCGGAAAAAGCGCTGCTGTACCGTACCGTGCCGTGCCGGATTTTAAGCTGGAGATCCCCGTTTAAGGTTTGCATAAATCCGTATATCGTGCTATTGTGTATCTATGCCGTTGATCAGCAATCCGGCCGAAGCCGCCGGGGGAAAAGTTTTTTTGTTTTCCGATAA
- the nudC gene encoding NAD(+) diphosphatase, translated as MPLISNPAEAAGGKVFLFSDNKLLVYADNVAVLPDTEVLKHFLRHHCISDWLYDSDYDYTAARLEKDSPVSDRFCWLPLRSVFAAEYDFAFSASRATALLNWKAKTRFCSYCGNAMKDAEDETARVCVQCAHRVYPSLSPAIIVQVCKGDKLLLAKHSRRNTDIYTCLAGYVEAGENLEDCVRREVFEETGIELAELRYVASQSWPFPDQLMAGFRAEWKSGDIQIQKNEISDARWFDKNNLPEIPKPGSLAYKLITGVLDESRR; from the coding sequence ATGCCGTTGATCAGCAATCCGGCCGAAGCCGCCGGGGGAAAAGTTTTTTTGTTTTCCGATAATAAACTGCTTGTGTATGCCGACAATGTTGCCGTTTTGCCCGACACCGAAGTACTCAAACACTTTTTGCGCCATCATTGCATCTCGGATTGGCTGTACGATTCCGATTACGATTATACGGCCGCCCGGCTCGAAAAAGATTCTCCCGTAAGCGACCGATTTTGTTGGCTGCCTTTACGCAGCGTTTTTGCCGCCGAATACGATTTTGCCTTTTCGGCGTCCCGCGCAACGGCTTTGCTCAACTGGAAAGCGAAAACCCGCTTTTGTTCGTATTGCGGCAATGCGATGAAAGACGCCGAAGACGAAACCGCCCGCGTGTGCGTTCAGTGCGCGCATCGCGTGTACCCGTCCCTTTCGCCTGCAATAATCGTGCAAGTGTGCAAGGGCGATAAACTGCTTTTGGCTAAACACAGCCGACGCAATACCGACATTTATACTTGTCTTGCAGGCTACGTTGAAGCCGGCGAAAACCTTGAAGACTGCGTGCGCCGCGAAGTGTTTGAAGAAACGGGCATAGAACTTGCCGAACTCCGCTATGTCGCAAGCCAAAGCTGGCCCTTTCCCGATCAGCTCATGGCCGGCTTCCGCGCCGAATGGAAAAGCGGCGACATACAAATTCAAAAAAACGAAATAAGCGATGCCCGCTGGTTCGACAAAAATAACCTGCCGGAAATTCCCAAGCCCGGCTCCCTTGCCTACAAGTTGATTACCGGTGTTCTGGATGAATCGAGGCGCTGA
- a CDS encoding diaminopimelate decarboxylase, whose product MAEKYFPLDKKKLDELTSRFPTPFYLYDERGIRENARRLKKAFGILPGFTEFFAVKGLPNPFILKILADEGFGTDCSSLAELMLSERSGISGERIMFTSNQTPAAEYEYAYKQGAIINLDDITHIDYLHGALKTFPELISFRYNPGPLREGNAIIGKPEEAKYGLTKAQLFDAYKKAADLGAKRFGLHTMIASNELSNEYFVETGRMLYDLCVELKQTLGIDMEFINIGGGMGIPYKKEQKAVDYEIIAQGIKSAYESRIKENPLFAGKEIRLYMECARVITGPYGYLITKAIHEKHIYRDYIGTDACMADLMRPGMYGAYHEVQVSGKEKAQADRVYDIVGSLCENCDKFAVQRAMPEIKVGDTLIIFDAGAHGRAMGFNYNGKLRCGELLLRPDGSVIQIRRKETIDDYFATLDFNALDSFSASIHPEHR is encoded by the coding sequence ATGGCAGAAAAATATTTCCCGCTCGATAAAAAAAAGCTCGACGAATTGACTTCGCGCTTTCCCACTCCGTTTTATCTGTACGATGAAAGAGGAATCCGCGAAAACGCGCGGCGCTTAAAAAAAGCGTTCGGAATACTGCCCGGCTTTACGGAATTTTTTGCCGTAAAAGGCCTTCCGAATCCCTTTATTCTTAAGATCCTTGCCGACGAAGGTTTCGGCACGGATTGTTCGAGCCTTGCCGAACTTATGTTAAGCGAGCGCTCGGGTATTTCGGGCGAGCGCATTATGTTTACAAGCAACCAAACGCCCGCCGCGGAATACGAATATGCGTACAAACAGGGCGCAATCATCAACCTCGACGACATTACCCACATCGACTATTTGCACGGCGCGCTAAAAACCTTTCCGGAACTTATCAGTTTCCGCTACAATCCCGGCCCCTTACGCGAGGGGAACGCGATTATCGGAAAGCCCGAAGAAGCGAAATACGGCCTGACAAAAGCACAGCTTTTCGACGCGTATAAAAAAGCGGCCGATTTGGGCGCAAAACGCTTCGGTCTTCATACGATGATTGCCTCGAACGAGCTTTCCAACGAATATTTTGTCGAAACGGGACGTATGCTCTACGATCTATGCGTCGAATTAAAACAGACGCTCGGCATCGATATGGAGTTTATCAACATCGGCGGCGGTATGGGTATTCCGTACAAAAAAGAGCAAAAAGCCGTCGATTACGAAATTATTGCGCAGGGCATTAAAAGCGCGTACGAATCGCGCATTAAAGAAAATCCCCTGTTTGCGGGCAAAGAAATCCGGCTGTATATGGAATGCGCGCGCGTGATCACCGGCCCGTACGGCTATCTTATTACAAAGGCGATCCACGAAAAGCATATTTACCGCGACTACATCGGAACGGACGCGTGCATGGCCGACCTTATGCGGCCGGGCATGTACGGCGCCTACCACGAAGTACAGGTGTCCGGAAAAGAAAAGGCACAGGCCGACCGCGTCTACGATATCGTCGGTTCTTTGTGCGAAAACTGCGATAAATTCGCCGTGCAGCGGGCAATGCCCGAAATAAAAGTCGGCGATACGCTGATTATTTTCGATGCCGGGGCGCACGGAAGAGCAATGGGCTTTAACTACAACGGCAAACTGCGCTGCGGGGAACTGCTTTTGCGGCCGGACGGCTCGGTTATACAAATCCGCCGAAAGGAAACGATCGACGATTATTTTGCGACGCTCGACTTTAACGCACTCGATTCATTCAGCGCCTCGATTCATCCAGAACACCGGTAA
- the asd gene encoding aspartate-semialdehyde dehydrogenase, giving the protein MKKIPVGVLGATGMVGQRYIYLLANHPYFEVVYTAASSRSAGKTYEQAVEGRWLIGSDIPEGVKKLVVQDASDVSAAKGKCRFVFSALEMDKDAIKKLEEEYASSDIPVVSNASANRWTEDVPMLIPEINPEHTDIIAAQKKRHGWNKGFIAVKPNCSLQSYMAPIFALIKAGYPVKRMIVTTLQAVSGAGYPGVPSFDMIDNIVPYIGGEEEKTEKECLKILGTVRNGKIENAAAPVVAAHCNRVPVIDGHTACVSLEFDLPQKDKPSLERIESVWTSFRSVPQELKLPSAPVQPIRVRHETNRPQPARDRDTDKGMAVTVGRLRECPVFDIRFVALSHNTKRGAALGGILNAELLYAKGFFD; this is encoded by the coding sequence ATGAAAAAAATACCCGTAGGCGTACTCGGCGCAACCGGAATGGTCGGCCAGCGCTATATTTATTTATTGGCAAATCATCCGTATTTTGAAGTTGTCTATACGGCGGCAAGCAGCCGCTCGGCAGGCAAAACCTATGAACAGGCGGTTGAAGGCCGCTGGCTTATCGGCAGCGATATTCCCGAAGGCGTAAAAAAGCTTGTCGTTCAGGATGCTTCCGATGTGAGCGCGGCAAAGGGGAAATGCCGTTTTGTGTTCAGCGCACTCGAAATGGATAAGGACGCCATCAAAAAACTTGAAGAAGAATATGCGTCCTCCGATATTCCCGTTGTATCGAACGCAAGCGCGAACCGCTGGACCGAAGACGTTCCGATGCTCATTCCCGAAATAAACCCCGAACACACGGATATTATCGCCGCGCAAAAAAAGCGGCACGGATGGAACAAGGGCTTTATCGCCGTCAAACCGAACTGTTCGCTGCAATCGTATATGGCGCCGATTTTCGCGCTTATAAAGGCCGGTTATCCGGTTAAGCGCATGATCGTTACAACGCTGCAAGCGGTAAGCGGCGCCGGTTATCCGGGCGTGCCTTCTTTCGACATGATCGACAACATTGTGCCGTACATCGGCGGCGAAGAAGAAAAAACCGAAAAAGAGTGTTTAAAGATTTTGGGAACGGTACGGAACGGCAAAATCGAAAATGCCGCCGCCCCCGTCGTAGCGGCGCACTGCAACCGCGTGCCGGTTATAGACGGACACACCGCATGCGTCAGTTTGGAATTCGACCTTCCCCAAAAAGACAAACCTTCGCTCGAACGCATCGAAAGCGTATGGACTTCTTTCCGCTCCGTGCCGCAGGAATTGAAGCTTCCTTCCGCCCCGGTTCAGCCGATCCGCGTACGGCACGAAACGAACAGACCCCAGCCGGCACGCGACCGCGACACGGACAAGGGTATGGCGGTTACCGTCGGCAGGCTGCGCGAATGCCCCGTCTTCGACATCCGCTTTGTCGCCCTCAGCCACAACACAAAACGCGGAGCGGCCCTCGGCGGCATATTGAACGCGGAATTACTGTACGCAAAAGGCTTTTTTGATTAA
- the dapA gene encoding 4-hydroxy-tetrahydrodipicolinate synthase: MAKLRGAFTALITPMFADGSVDYEGFRSLIRFQLKKGIDGLVPLGTTGETPTLREHDEEERLIDIAIEETANFKKENGGYVPVILGTGSNNTRDAVYYTERAKKRGADYALAVTPYYNKPSDEGIFLHFEALSKVGIPIIVYNIAGRTGKNIGTDLLMRIAELPNIAGVKEASGSITQMMDVIASISRVKPDFSVLSGDDALTLPLIAAGGDGVVSVVSNVAPEPIVRMVHAALGGDMEKARNIHYRLLPFFKAAFIDGNPSSIKYAMKVKNMCSGALRLPLTEVTDSAKKIIENAIKECNI, translated from the coding sequence ATGGCTAAATTACGCGGCGCTTTTACGGCGCTCATTACTCCCATGTTTGCCGACGGGTCGGTCGACTACGAAGGATTCCGTTCTCTTATTCGGTTTCAGCTCAAAAAAGGCATAGACGGCCTGGTGCCGCTGGGTACGACGGGAGAAACGCCGACGCTGCGCGAGCACGACGAAGAAGAGCGGCTCATCGATATTGCGATCGAAGAAACGGCGAATTTCAAAAAAGAAAACGGCGGCTATGTTCCCGTTATTTTGGGAACCGGCAGCAACAACACGCGCGACGCCGTTTACTACACCGAGCGCGCAAAAAAACGCGGCGCCGATTACGCATTGGCCGTAACGCCTTATTACAATAAGCCGTCGGACGAAGGTATCTTTTTGCACTTCGAAGCGCTCAGCAAAGTGGGCATTCCGATTATCGTATACAATATTGCCGGCCGCACGGGAAAAAACATCGGTACGGACTTGCTTATGCGCATAGCCGAGCTTCCCAATATCGCCGGCGTCAAAGAAGCGTCGGGCAGCATAACCCAAATGATGGACGTTATCGCGTCGATTTCGCGCGTAAAGCCGGATTTTTCCGTGTTGTCGGGCGACGACGCGCTTACCTTGCCGCTTATTGCCGCCGGAGGCGACGGGGTCGTATCGGTTGTATCGAACGTAGCGCCGGAGCCTATCGTGCGCATGGTTCATGCGGCCTTAGGCGGCGACATGGAAAAAGCGCGCAACATACACTATCGGCTTTTGCCCTTTTTTAAAGCGGCCTTTATAGACGGCAATCCGTCGTCCATAAAATACGCAATGAAAGTCAAAAACATGTGTTCGGGCGCACTCAGACTGCCCCTAACCGAAGTTACCGATTCGGCAAAAAAAATAATAGAAAACGCAATAAAGGAATGTAATATCTGA
- a CDS encoding DNA topoisomerase IV subunit B, with translation MGEKQTKKPNPVYDESKIKTLSSLEHIRLRTGMYIGRLGDGTNQNDGIYILLKEVIDNAVDEFIMGNGKRIDVEIKDNRVKVRDYGRGIPQGKLVDCVSVINTGAKYNSEVFQFSVGLNGVGTKAVNALSSYFRVVSVREGKAAEAIFERGKLISNKTAKIKEGTKDGTYVEFVPDTEIFGQYAFNMEFVERRLWNYAYLNAGLTLVCNGAKYVSEKGLLDLLSSELEGESLYPVGYYKGKQIEFSFTHSNAYGENSFSFVNGQFTSDGGTHLSAFKEGFLKGVNEFYRKNYKSEDVREGMAAAVAVKIQDPIFESQTKNKLGNTDVKGWIVAETKSAVDDWLHRNPEAAKALELKITANEKLRTELNTVKKEAKEAAKKIALKIPKLKDCKYHTEDGTKGENTMIFLTEGDSASGSMVGCRDAMTQALFSLRGKPENMYGRKRTDIYKNAELYNLMMALGIENDIDGLRYNKIIIATDADNDGFHIRNLLLTFFLGYFEELVTGGRVFILETPLFRVRNKKETRYCYSEAERDEALADLGTSSDVTRFKGLGEISPTEFGRFIGDDMRLVPVEVQSLKNVPKLLEFYMGKNTPQRRDFIVHNLLEQIDA, from the coding sequence ATGGGTGAAAAACAAACGAAAAAACCGAATCCCGTATACGACGAATCGAAGATAAAAACGCTCAGTTCGCTCGAACACATTCGGCTGCGGACCGGTATGTATATCGGGCGCTTGGGCGACGGTACGAACCAAAACGATGGTATTTATATCTTGCTCAAAGAAGTGATCGACAACGCGGTCGACGAATTTATTATGGGCAACGGTAAGAGAATCGATGTCGAAATAAAAGACAACCGCGTAAAGGTACGCGATTACGGGCGCGGTATTCCGCAGGGGAAGCTCGTGGACTGCGTGTCGGTTATCAACACCGGCGCAAAATACAACAGCGAAGTGTTCCAGTTTTCGGTGGGATTGAACGGTGTCGGCACGAAGGCCGTCAACGCGCTTTCGTCTTACTTTAGAGTTGTGTCCGTGCGCGAAGGCAAGGCCGCCGAAGCGATCTTCGAGCGAGGAAAACTGATTTCAAACAAAACCGCCAAAATCAAAGAAGGCACAAAAGACGGCACCTATGTGGAATTCGTTCCCGATACCGAAATCTTCGGCCAATACGCGTTCAACATGGAATTCGTCGAGCGGCGTTTGTGGAATTACGCGTATTTGAACGCGGGTCTTACCCTTGTGTGCAACGGCGCAAAATACGTGAGCGAAAAGGGACTCTTGGATTTGCTCAGCAGCGAGCTCGAAGGTGAAAGTTTGTATCCGGTCGGATACTACAAAGGTAAACAAATCGAATTTTCGTTTACCCACTCAAACGCATACGGTGAAAATTCTTTTTCGTTTGTAAACGGCCAATTTACATCGGACGGCGGTACGCACTTGTCGGCCTTTAAAGAAGGCTTTTTAAAAGGCGTAAACGAATTTTACCGCAAAAATTACAAAAGCGAAGACGTGCGCGAAGGAATGGCCGCAGCCGTTGCGGTAAAAATTCAGGATCCGATATTCGAAAGTCAAACGAAAAACAAACTCGGCAACACCGACGTAAAGGGCTGGATTGTCGCCGAAACCAAGTCCGCCGTTGACGATTGGCTGCACCGCAATCCCGAAGCGGCCAAGGCGCTTGAACTTAAAATTACGGCGAACGAAAAGCTGCGTACCGAGCTGAACACGGTAAAAAAAGAAGCCAAAGAAGCGGCAAAAAAAATCGCTTTGAAAATCCCGAAGCTGAAAGACTGCAAATATCATACCGAAGACGGCACCAAGGGCGAAAATACGATGATTTTTTTAACCGAAGGCGATTCGGCTTCCGGGTCGATGGTTGGCTGCCGCGATGCGATGACGCAGGCTTTGTTCAGTTTGCGCGGCAAACCCGAAAACATGTACGGCCGAAAGCGCACCGATATTTATAAAAACGCCGAATTGTACAATTTGATGATGGCGCTCGGAATCGAAAACGATATCGACGGTTTGCGCTACAATAAGATTATTATCGCAACCGATGCCGACAACGACGGCTTCCACATCCGCAATTTGCTGCTTACCTTTTTTTTGGGCTACTTCGAAGAGCTGGTAACCGGCGGCCGTGTTTTTATTTTGGAAACGCCGCTGTTCCGCGTGCGCAATAAAAAAGAAACCCGCTATTGCTACAGCGAAGCCGAGCGCGACGAAGCTCTTGCCGATTTGGGAACTTCTTCCGACGTAACGCGCTTTAAAGGTTTGGGTGAAATAAGCCCGACCGAATTCGGCCGGTTTATCGGCGACGATATGCGTCTGGTACCGGTTGAAGTGCAGTCGCTTAAAAACGTTCCCAAACTGCTGGAATTTTACATGGGCAAAAATACTCCGCAGCGCCGCGATTTTATTGTGCATAATTTGCTCGAGCAAATAGACGCATAA
- a CDS encoding YigZ family protein, which produces MNILLESACSETLVKKSRFIAEIFPVKNHRDVRALLKTQKQKYADSSHVVHAFALGKNAEIMGMSDDGEPAGTAGRPVLAVLKGFGCTDILLTVTRYFGGTLLGTGGLVKAYTQAAQSVLALAHTEVFTEREEFGLRLSYEDYETCKRLLKKFGVKVTAEDFAENIHISGCIETALKEDFERELRDSLGGKNLFG; this is translated from the coding sequence GTGAACATTTTGCTGGAAAGCGCGTGCTCGGAAACGCTCGTAAAAAAATCGCGCTTTATTGCCGAAATCTTTCCCGTAAAAAATCACCGGGACGTACGCGCCTTACTGAAAACGCAAAAACAAAAATACGCCGACTCTTCTCACGTGGTTCACGCGTTCGCACTCGGAAAAAACGCCGAAATTATGGGCATGTCCGACGACGGCGAACCTGCCGGTACTGCGGGCCGTCCCGTGCTTGCCGTTCTTAAAGGTTTCGGCTGCACCGATATTTTGCTGACCGTAACGCGGTATTTCGGCGGCACCCTCTTGGGAACGGGCGGCTTGGTTAAAGCGTACACACAAGCCGCACAATCCGTGCTTGCCCTTGCACACACCGAAGTTTTTACCGAACGGGAAGAATTCGGCCTGCGCCTTTCGTACGAAGATTATGAAACCTGCAAACGTTTGTTAAAAAAGTTCGGCGTAAAAGTTACGGCCGAAGATTTTGCCGAAAACATACATATCAGCGGTTGTATAGAAACAGCCTTAAAAGAAGACTTTGAAAGAGAACTCCGCGATTCACTTGGAGGCAAAAACCTCTTTGGGTAG